The proteins below come from a single Gordonia pseudamarae genomic window:
- a CDS encoding mycothione reductase — MTGADTAQVVDLAIIGSGSGNSIPDERFDDMSIAIFEESVYGGTCLNVGCIPTKMFVYAADVADTIGGAARYGISASFDGADWPSIVARVFGRIDPISAGGKEYRVERCPNITVYPSHVVVDGRDPDGLYRLVTDTATVLARQVVIAAGARPVIPPAIADSGVRYYTNNDVMRLPALPERLTIVGSGYIAAEFAHVFGSLGSRVTIIARSGRLLRSQDDDISARFTEVAHEQWGVRLNSDVSGASELPDGGVRISFADGSHCDADALLVAVGRRSNGDRLGLDSIGVTVHDDGRVVVDDAGRTAARGVWALGDVSSPYQLKHVANHEQRVVQANLLKGWDATDLDRFDHRFVPGAVFTDPQVASVGLTESQARAAGHDITVKVQNYGDVAYGWAMEDTTGLCKVIAERGTGRILGCHILGPQASTVIQPVIQAMSFGLDARRMARGQYWIHPAMPEVLENALLGLDI, encoded by the coding sequence ATGACCGGCGCGGACACCGCCCAGGTAGTCGATCTGGCGATCATCGGTTCGGGCAGTGGCAATTCGATCCCCGACGAGCGTTTCGACGACATGTCGATCGCCATCTTCGAAGAAAGCGTCTACGGCGGCACCTGCCTGAATGTGGGGTGCATCCCCACCAAGATGTTCGTGTACGCCGCCGACGTGGCCGACACGATCGGCGGCGCGGCGCGGTACGGTATCAGCGCCTCGTTCGACGGCGCCGATTGGCCGTCGATCGTGGCGCGGGTGTTCGGCCGGATCGATCCGATCTCGGCGGGCGGCAAGGAGTACCGGGTCGAGCGGTGCCCCAACATCACCGTGTACCCGTCGCATGTGGTGGTCGACGGCCGCGACCCCGACGGCCTGTACCGCCTTGTCACCGACACGGCGACGGTGCTGGCCCGGCAGGTGGTGATCGCGGCCGGAGCCCGCCCGGTGATCCCGCCGGCGATCGCCGACAGCGGTGTGCGGTACTACACCAACAATGACGTCATGCGCCTGCCCGCGTTGCCGGAACGACTGACCATTGTCGGAAGCGGTTATATCGCCGCCGAATTCGCCCACGTCTTCGGTTCGCTGGGTTCGCGGGTGACGATCATCGCCCGTAGTGGCCGTCTGTTGCGTTCCCAGGACGACGACATCTCGGCACGATTCACCGAAGTCGCGCACGAGCAGTGGGGTGTGCGGCTGAACAGTGACGTCAGTGGCGCCTCGGAACTACCCGATGGCGGTGTACGGATAAGCTTCGCCGACGGCAGCCACTGCGACGCCGATGCTCTGCTGGTCGCCGTGGGACGCCGGTCCAACGGCGACCGCCTCGGCCTCGACTCCATCGGCGTCACGGTGCACGACGATGGCCGGGTTGTGGTCGACGACGCCGGCCGTACCGCCGCCCGCGGTGTGTGGGCGCTCGGTGATGTGAGTTCGCCGTATCAGCTCAAACACGTCGCCAATCACGAGCAGCGCGTGGTGCAGGCCAACCTGCTGAAAGGCTGGGACGCAACGGATCTGGACCGTTTCGACCACCGGTTCGTGCCGGGCGCCGTGTTCACCGATCCCCAGGTCGCATCCGTCGGGCTCACCGAGAGTCAGGCCCGCGCCGCCGGTCACGACATCACGGTGAAGGTGCAGAACTACGGCGACGTCGCCTACGGCTGGGCGATGGAGGACACCACCGGCCTGTGCAAGGTGATCGCCGAACGCGGCACCGGCCGCATTCTGGGCTGCCACATCCTCGGACCACAGGCATCGACGGTCATCCAGCCCGTCATCCAGGCCATGTCGTTCGGCCTGGACGCCCGCCGGATGGCCCGCGGCCAGTACTGGATCCACCCCGCCATGCCGGAGGTCCTGGAGAACGCCCTGCTCGGTCTCGACATCTGA